A window of Kiritimatiellaceae bacterium contains these coding sequences:
- a CDS encoding LpxI family protein, with the protein MNETPETLALIAGRDDYPLRLACAARSRGVKRIIAIAFKGETSRGIAQVADEVIWLRVGLGPMLDVLKTCGARHAVMAGQISPANIFRLGLDRALLELLKSLPVKNAHTVLGGITAEIEKTGVKVLPASSFMQDYMPAAGLLTARSPDARELNDIQIGRRVIKDTSHLDIGQTVVVREGTVLAIEAFEGTNKAIRRGGKLGGRGAVVVKVPKAGHDMRFDIPIIGMKTLRSMIKSGATCLALEESGAILIEKEAVVKKANAAGISIVVLKRIE; encoded by the coding sequence ATGAATGAAACACCCGAAACACTGGCTCTGATTGCCGGACGGGACGACTACCCGTTACGGCTTGCCTGCGCCGCCCGCTCCCGCGGCGTAAAACGTATTATTGCCATTGCTTTCAAAGGAGAAACCAGTCGCGGGATCGCGCAAGTTGCCGACGAAGTCATTTGGCTGCGCGTCGGTCTGGGGCCGATGCTGGACGTGCTGAAGACGTGCGGTGCCCGGCACGCGGTCATGGCCGGTCAAATCAGCCCTGCTAACATTTTTCGTCTTGGACTGGATAGGGCACTTCTTGAACTTCTCAAAAGCCTGCCGGTCAAAAATGCACACACGGTTCTCGGCGGTATTACCGCCGAAATCGAAAAGACCGGGGTAAAGGTGCTGCCGGCCAGCTCTTTCATGCAGGACTATATGCCGGCAGCCGGACTGCTTACAGCCCGTTCACCGGATGCGCGTGAGCTTAACGATATCCAGATCGGTCGCCGCGTTATCAAAGACACCAGCCATCTGGATATCGGGCAGACGGTCGTTGTGAGAGAAGGGACGGTTCTTGCTATTGAAGCATTTGAAGGCACTAATAAAGCGATTCGGCGCGGCGGGAAGCTCGGCGGACGCGGCGCAGTTGTCGTTAAGGTTCCAAAGGCCGGACACGATATGCGCTTCGACATTCCGATCATCGGAATGAAAACCTTGCGCTCAATGATAAAAAGCGGGGCAACCTGTCTGGCTTTGGAAGAGAGTGGCGCTATTCTGATTGAAAAAGAGGCCGTGGTAAAAAAAGCAAATGCCGCAGGAATAAGTATTGTTGTATTAAAGAGAATTGAGTGA
- a CDS encoding MFS transporter has product MSYPPEIRKALRNITIGQCAGLLGPLLFGNGFMLAYFLRLGVPSYRILFLFALLPLINMALTLPFAWTSDRSGKKKIGGTGLAVSIIGFFMLPLAAFTSHDALWWLTAGILIFSVGNAANGASWFALLSPLVPEGIRGRWFGQMRMSWQTTSILFSLGLTVLLRHNPELYIFQFLLAATGILMIVRLAFYSQIPELEPVNPHREGFLQTAGSLLKIQDYTRFCIYGFLLAFINGVAGLFGLLEKEVLGFSDSQLIMMGNLLSIGTIAGFFIGGKIVDHFGTKPVFLAGHIGLALSLTGILLRNFSPLAMIPTIGTILLLCGATQGAVGIAGTSELLALIPSKNKSLSTGFNMTLAAAGASLAGFLNGHLLKIKLLPDSWILFGKSMSAYDILFIGFLAMTALMAVTLGLVPTIRQIRSQWIPQNN; this is encoded by the coding sequence ATGAGTTACCCGCCGGAAATAAGAAAGGCCCTGCGTAACATTACAATCGGACAGTGCGCCGGACTGCTTGGTCCGCTTCTTTTCGGCAACGGGTTCATGCTGGCCTATTTCCTACGGCTGGGCGTCCCCTCCTACCGCATCCTGTTTCTTTTTGCACTACTGCCGCTGATCAATATGGCGCTGACCCTGCCCTTCGCCTGGACATCAGACCGTTCCGGTAAAAAGAAAATCGGCGGCACCGGTCTTGCGGTTTCTATCATCGGTTTTTTCATGCTTCCGCTGGCCGCTTTTACTTCACACGATGCTCTGTGGTGGCTGACGGCAGGCATCCTGATTTTTTCCGTCGGCAACGCGGCCAATGGAGCCAGCTGGTTTGCACTACTGAGTCCACTTGTCCCAGAAGGAATCCGCGGAAGATGGTTTGGACAAATGCGAATGTCCTGGCAGACCACCTCCATTCTTTTTTCATTGGGACTGACTGTTCTATTGCGCCACAACCCAGAGTTATACATTTTCCAGTTTCTACTGGCGGCGACAGGCATCCTCATGATTGTGCGATTGGCCTTTTACTCACAAATACCGGAACTGGAACCGGTCAACCCGCATCGCGAAGGGTTCCTTCAGACCGCCGGATCATTGCTGAAAATACAGGACTACACGCGATTCTGCATTTACGGATTTCTGCTGGCATTTATCAACGGCGTAGCGGGTCTTTTCGGGCTGCTGGAAAAGGAAGTCCTTGGGTTCAGTGACAGCCAGCTGATCATGATGGGAAACCTGCTTTCCATCGGCACGATCGCCGGATTTTTTATCGGCGGAAAAATTGTCGACCACTTCGGAACAAAACCCGTTTTCCTCGCGGGTCATATCGGTCTTGCCCTCTCGCTAACCGGGATTTTGCTGCGCAACTTTTCACCCTTGGCAATGATCCCGACAATCGGGACGATTTTATTATTATGCGGGGCGACACAAGGTGCTGTCGGTATTGCCGGCACATCAGAACTGCTGGCGCTGATCCCGTCCAAAAACAAATCGCTCTCAACCGGATTCAACATGACACTTGCGGCAGCAGGCGCCTCCTTGGCCGGTTTTTTGAACGGACACCTTCTAAAAATAAAATTGCTTCCCGACTCCTGGATACTTTTCGGAAAGTCAATGAGCGCCTACGACATACTCTTCATCGGCTTTTTAGCGATGACGGCTCTGATGGCTGTAACACTGGGGCTCGTGCCGACCATCCGGCAGATACGCAGTCAGTGGATACCTCAAAACAACTGA
- a CDS encoding acetate kinase — translation MKILVINSGSSSIKYKLYESVGTDHDFAVLAQGGAERIGISGSSVDCKKPGCEKEHQYLDLPDHKKAINAIFQLLTDAEKGVLKSLSELSGVGHRVVHGGEDFTGSVLITGDVVSAIRKNSVLAPLHNPPNLMGIQAIYELYPDMPQIAVFDTAIHQTMPPKAYLYGLPKDQYTVHKIRRYGFHGTSHGYVAKQAAKELKRPIEKLKIITCHLGNGGSIAAFDGGKSVDTSMGLTPLAGILMGTRSGDLDPYIPLHLMETQGLSAEQVSAMMNKQGGLLGLCGQRDMRDVIDGCEKGYEGCIEALDIFVYAIQKYIGAYAAVMNGVNAIVFTAGIGENVPQVREKVLENFGYLGLKLDKRANKVHKTVITSKISKVKALVIHTDEEKVIASDTFEILKAKKK, via the coding sequence ATGAAAATTCTAGTCATTAATTCAGGCTCATCCTCTATCAAATATAAACTCTACGAGTCTGTCGGCACTGACCATGACTTTGCCGTACTGGCGCAGGGCGGGGCGGAGCGCATCGGTATTTCCGGCTCCAGCGTGGATTGCAAAAAACCAGGCTGTGAAAAAGAGCATCAGTATCTGGATCTGCCCGATCACAAAAAGGCGATCAATGCCATTTTCCAGTTGCTGACGGATGCTGAAAAAGGTGTGTTAAAAAGTTTGAGCGAGTTGTCCGGCGTCGGGCACCGGGTGGTGCATGGCGGTGAAGATTTCACCGGCTCTGTTCTGATCACCGGCGATGTTGTTTCCGCGATCCGTAAAAATTCCGTGCTGGCACCGTTGCACAATCCGCCGAATCTGATGGGCATCCAGGCCATTTATGAGCTGTATCCCGACATGCCTCAAATCGCGGTGTTCGACACGGCCATTCATCAAACTATGCCGCCCAAAGCCTATTTATACGGACTGCCGAAGGATCAGTACACCGTCCATAAAATACGCCGTTACGGATTTCACGGCACCTCGCACGGTTATGTTGCCAAACAGGCGGCGAAAGAACTGAAGCGTCCGATTGAAAAGCTGAAGATTATAACCTGCCATCTTGGTAACGGCGGATCCATCGCTGCGTTCGACGGCGGAAAATCGGTGGACACCTCCATGGGTCTCACACCGCTGGCCGGGATTCTGATGGGCACTCGATCCGGTGATCTCGATCCCTACATTCCTTTGCACCTTATGGAAACTCAGGGGCTCAGCGCTGAGCAGGTCAGCGCCATGATGAACAAGCAGGGCGGGCTGCTGGGTCTTTGCGGGCAGCGCGACATGCGTGATGTGATTGACGGGTGCGAGAAAGGCTACGAAGGCTGTATCGAAGCACTTGATATTTTTGTGTACGCCATTCAAAAGTACATCGGTGCTTACGCCGCTGTGATGAACGGCGTGAACGCGATCGTTTTTACAGCTGGCATCGGAGAAAATGTTCCGCAGGTTCGCGAGAAGGTTCTGGAAAACTTCGGCTACCTCGGCCTCAAGCTCGATAAGCGCGCCAACAAGGTTCACAAAACCGTTATCACCTCGAAAATCTCCAAGGTGAAGGCATTGGTTATTCACACTGACGAAGAGAAGGTGATCGCCTCCGACACCTTCGAAATTCTCAAAGCGAAAAAGAAATGA
- the pta gene encoding phosphate acetyltransferase — MSRSEFIQTVINKAKANQRTIVLPEGADERVTTAANMIADEGIAKVIVLGDEKAAARVSAGITVINPQTSDKLEGYAAAFYEIRKSKGITLDQARETVKDVNYFGMMMVQNGEADGLVSGAAHSTADTVRPALQIIKSAEKGEIISSVFFMCVNNVPYIFSDCGLVENPDAAQLAQIAVQSAKTALQFGVPANVALLSYSTKGSASSPLVDKVIEATVKAKELLAAKLPGAPVKLDGELQVDAAIVPKVAKSKAPQSELAGEARVLIFPDLNAGNMAYKLVQRLGGAEAYGPVLQGLKKPVNDLSRGCSAEDIVGVVAITAVQSLK; from the coding sequence ATGAGTCGCAGTGAGTTTATTCAGACGGTGATTAATAAGGCGAAAGCAAACCAGCGCACCATCGTTCTCCCGGAAGGGGCGGATGAACGGGTGACGACTGCGGCCAATATGATTGCCGATGAGGGAATTGCAAAGGTGATTGTGCTGGGCGATGAAAAAGCCGCGGCTCGCGTCAGCGCAGGCATAACGGTTATCAATCCGCAAACTTCCGATAAGCTGGAAGGCTACGCTGCTGCTTTTTATGAAATCCGCAAGAGCAAAGGAATCACGTTGGATCAGGCGCGAGAAACCGTCAAGGACGTCAACTATTTCGGTATGATGATGGTGCAGAACGGTGAGGCCGATGGGCTGGTTTCCGGCGCGGCTCATTCAACCGCCGACACCGTCCGGCCTGCGCTTCAGATCATTAAGTCTGCGGAAAAGGGCGAAATTATTTCGAGCGTATTTTTCATGTGTGTGAATAACGTTCCTTATATTTTCTCGGACTGCGGTCTGGTCGAAAATCCGGATGCCGCTCAGCTGGCACAGATTGCAGTGCAAAGCGCAAAGACCGCTTTGCAATTCGGTGTTCCCGCTAACGTCGCACTGCTTTCCTATTCCACCAAAGGTTCAGCTTCCAGCCCGCTGGTTGACAAAGTGATCGAAGCCACCGTCAAAGCCAAAGAACTGCTGGCGGCCAAACTTCCCGGCGCGCCGGTTAAACTCGACGGCGAATTGCAGGTCGATGCGGCAATTGTCCCAAAGGTTGCCAAAAGCAAAGCCCCGCAGAGTGAACTGGCTGGCGAGGCGCGTGTGCTGATTTTTCCTGACCTCAACGCCGGTAATATGGCTTACAAGCTGGTGCAGCGCCTCGGCGGAGCCGAAGCCTACGGTCCGGTTCTCCAAGGTTTGAAAAAACCGGTGAATGATTTGTCGCGCGGATGCAGTGCTGAAGATATTGTCGGTGTTGTAGCCATCACGGCGGTTCAGTCTCTCAAATAA
- the rplQ gene encoding 50S ribosomal protein L17, whose product MRHLKKTVKLGRTGAHRDSMLANQVCSLIVESRIKTTLAKAKATRSLAEKMVTLGKAGTLAARRQALATIKQPEQVKALFEKIAPGFAGRAGGYTRITKLGPRMSDASEMVILEWVEASEPAESKK is encoded by the coding sequence ATGAGACATCTTAAGAAAACAGTGAAGCTGGGCCGCACCGGCGCCCATCGCGACTCGATGCTGGCTAATCAGGTGTGCAGTCTGATTGTCGAGAGCCGAATCAAAACTACCCTTGCTAAAGCCAAAGCGACCCGTTCTCTGGCCGAAAAAATGGTAACGCTTGGTAAGGCAGGCACACTGGCTGCCCGCCGTCAGGCGCTCGCTACGATCAAACAGCCCGAACAGGTTAAGGCGTTGTTTGAAAAGATCGCCCCCGGCTTTGCCGGTCGCGCTGGCGGTTATACACGGATTACCAAACTCGGTCCGCGGATGAGCGATGCGTCTGAGATGGTTATTCTGGAATGGGTGGAAGCTTCTGAACCGGCCGAAAGTAAAAAGTAA
- a CDS encoding DNA-directed RNA polymerase subunit alpha — protein MPIRLGRFEMPKRVVKDETASTATYGKFVAEPFEAGYGRTIGNSMRRVLLSSLEGTAISSVKIQGAAHEFCNLPGVVEDVTDIVLNLKKVLLKSYTREPQRLKISVKGPGEVTAGDIQCNDSVQVLNPDHHIATLDTNGKFEVEIETRVGRGYCPAEGNKKDEQEIGVIPIDSLFSPVSRVKYDVGSCRVGRRTDYDQLVIEIWTDGRVTPDDALTMSAAILRHHLDIFVSYDKDLIEFEASEKQIDIEKEDLRRKLNISVNEIELSVRAANCLNNANITTVGELAQKTEAEMLKYRNFGKKSLNEIKQKIVDMGLSLGMTFDADLLKPPAKDIE, from the coding sequence ATGCCAATCAGATTAGGTCGTTTCGAAATGCCCAAGCGGGTCGTCAAAGACGAAACCGCATCCACCGCAACCTACGGCAAATTTGTTGCCGAACCGTTTGAAGCCGGCTATGGCCGAACCATCGGTAACTCCATGCGCCGCGTACTGCTTTCCTCGCTGGAAGGCACCGCAATTTCATCCGTCAAAATTCAGGGTGCTGCACACGAATTCTGTAACCTTCCCGGTGTTGTGGAAGATGTCACCGACATCGTTCTCAACCTGAAAAAAGTTCTGCTGAAGTCCTACACTCGCGAACCCCAGCGCCTGAAAATCAGCGTTAAAGGTCCGGGCGAAGTGACCGCTGGCGACATTCAGTGCAATGACAGCGTTCAGGTTCTGAACCCTGACCATCACATTGCCACACTGGACACCAATGGAAAATTTGAAGTCGAAATCGAAACCCGCGTCGGTCGCGGCTACTGCCCGGCTGAAGGCAATAAGAAGGACGAACAGGAAATCGGTGTGATTCCGATCGACTCGCTCTTTTCCCCGGTTTCCCGCGTGAAGTACGATGTCGGTTCCTGCCGCGTCGGCCGCCGCACCGACTACGACCAGCTCGTTATCGAGATTTGGACCGATGGACGTGTGACTCCGGACGATGCACTCACTATGTCCGCCGCGATCCTGCGCCATCACCTCGACATCTTCGTCAGCTATGACAAAGACCTGATCGAGTTCGAAGCCAGCGAAAAACAGATTGATATCGAAAAAGAAGATCTGCGCCGCAAACTCAATATCAGTGTGAACGAAATTGAACTGAGCGTTCGTGCCGCCAACTGTCTCAACAACGCCAACATCACGACGGTCGGCGAACTGGCACAGAAGACGGAAGCCGAAATGCTCAAGTATCGCAACTTCGGTAAAAAGTCGCTGAATGAGATCAAGCAGAAGATTGTAGATATGGGCCTGTCACTCGGCATGACATTTGACGCCGACCTGCTCAAGCCGCCCGCCAAAGATATTGAATAG
- the rpsK gene encoding 30S ribosomal protein S11: MAEETKPVEETIETAAPAVAEETKKPRQKDIFAQIEEAPAADDGKPKRRMKGAKNVPYGIVFIKTTFNNCIVSITDMRGQVISWSSAGRCAFKGSRKSTAFAATTVAQEAARAAMAHGMNEVEVRVQGPGAGRESAVRAIQAAGLRVSAIKDTTPVPHNGCRPRKQRRV, encoded by the coding sequence ATGGCTGAAGAAACCAAACCTGTAGAAGAAACTATCGAAACGGCAGCACCCGCCGTTGCGGAAGAAACTAAAAAGCCGAGACAGAAAGATATTTTTGCTCAGATTGAAGAAGCTCCTGCGGCCGATGACGGCAAACCGAAGCGCCGCATGAAGGGCGCCAAGAACGTGCCGTACGGTATCGTCTTCATCAAAACCACTTTTAACAACTGCATCGTGTCGATTACCGACATGCGCGGGCAGGTGATTTCCTGGAGCAGCGCCGGACGCTGTGCGTTCAAAGGTTCGCGTAAGAGTACGGCTTTTGCCGCCACCACGGTGGCTCAGGAAGCTGCACGCGCCGCGATGGCTCACGGAATGAATGAAGTCGAAGTCCGGGTGCAGGGACCGGGCGCAGGCCGCGAGTCGGCTGTGCGTGCGATTCAGGCTGCAGGACTTCGCGTTTCAGCAATTAAAGATACCACGCCGGTTCCGCATAACGGCTGCCGCCCGAGAAAACAGCGGCGCGTTTAA
- the rpsM gene encoding 30S ribosomal protein S13 — protein sequence MPRILGVDIPGKKRLEYALTYVYGLGLTTSREVIAKAGLDPAKKADDLTDEDITKLTAAVRADYTIEGDLRREIGQNIRRLISINSYRGTRHRRGLPVRGQRTKTNARTRKGARRTVGAVRGKDARSAAKVTAPAPKK from the coding sequence ATGCCTCGTATACTTGGTGTTGATATTCCCGGAAAAAAGCGTCTCGAATACGCTTTAACTTACGTTTACGGCCTCGGCCTGACCACTTCCCGCGAAGTGATTGCTAAAGCCGGTCTGGATCCCGCTAAGAAAGCGGATGATTTGACCGACGAAGATATTACCAAACTGACCGCTGCGGTTCGCGCCGACTACACGATCGAAGGCGACCTTCGCCGTGAAATCGGACAGAATATCCGCCGTCTGATTTCGATCAACTCCTATCGTGGCACCCGCCACCGCCGCGGCCTGCCGGTTCGCGGCCAGCGTACCAAGACCAATGCCCGTACCCGTAAAGGTGCCCGCCGCACGGTTGGCGCAGTTCGCGGTAAAGACGCCCGTTCAGCCGCCAAAGTGACGGCTCCCGCTCCGAAAAAATAA
- the rpmJ gene encoding 50S ribosomal protein L36 produces MKVKASVKKISADDKIVRRKGRVYVINKRNPRHKQRQG; encoded by the coding sequence ATGAAGGTTAAGGCATCAGTTAAAAAGATCAGCGCTGACGACAAGATTGTGCGTCGTAAAGGGCGCGTTTATGTAATCAACAAACGCAACCCGCGTCACAAACAGCGTCAGGGTTAA